One Chroococcidiopsis sp. TS-821 genomic window carries:
- the pcrA gene encoding DNA helicase PcrA, translating to MTTTIDFFSHLNPSQRQAVEHFCGPMLVVAGAGSGKTRALTYRIANLILKHRVAPENILAVTFTNKAAREMKERIQKLFAQQIAMRDYGKPLEALAPHEQTSLRSRVYKTIIKDLWIGTFHSLFSRVLRFDIEKYQDEKGRRWNRNFSIFDESDAQSLVKQIVTKQLNLDDKKFEPRSVRYAISNAKNQGLTPQEFEYQQPNYRGRVIAEVYSQYQNALAENNALDFDDLILVPVQLFQQNEQVLSYWHRKFQHILVDEYQDTNRTQYDLIRLLVTNGETNKHNWNWQNRSIFVVGDADQSIYSFRMADFTILLEFQSDFGDGLPDADTRTMVKLEENYRSRENILQAANQLIENNTQRIDKVLKPTRGAGEQIYLYKADDEIAEAQFVINQIQNLERRYADFHWGSFAILYRTNAQSRPFEDTLVRWGIPYTIVGGLKFYDRKEIKDILAYLRVIVNPSDTVSLLRVINTPRRGIGKATIDALVSAAQELSIPVWEIISDETSAGTLAGRSVKGVTSFAQLIGRWQQQVDITPASVIVQAIMEESGYIQDLKNQGTDESLERLQNLQELYNAVVQFEEESEDTSLEAFLASTALNSDLDNLKEGQKAVSLLTLHAAKGLEFPVVFLVGMEQGLLPNFRSLDDPDALEEERRLCYVGITRAQELLYLSHARERRLYGSREPAIRSQFLTELPEELLAERQPVSRSYTKPPSIASRSKQVAATPVNTSSQNWQVGDRVLHKTFGVGEITHVFGSGNKVSVAIKFPTLGQKIIDPRIAQLQKFN from the coding sequence ATGACGACAACCATTGATTTTTTCAGCCACCTTAATCCGAGTCAACGCCAAGCTGTAGAACATTTCTGCGGTCCAATGTTGGTAGTTGCTGGCGCAGGTTCTGGTAAAACACGAGCACTGACTTACCGAATTGCCAATCTGATCCTGAAACACCGCGTCGCTCCTGAAAACATCTTGGCTGTCACCTTTACCAACAAAGCCGCGCGGGAGATGAAAGAACGCATCCAGAAGCTGTTTGCCCAACAAATTGCGATGCGCGACTATGGAAAGCCCCTAGAAGCGCTAGCACCGCACGAACAGACAAGTTTGCGATCGCGCGTGTACAAAACTATCATTAAAGATTTGTGGATTGGTACTTTTCACAGCTTATTTTCCCGCGTGCTGCGATTCGATATTGAAAAATATCAAGATGAAAAAGGAAGACGTTGGAATCGCAATTTTTCAATTTTTGATGAATCTGACGCGCAAAGCCTTGTCAAACAAATAGTCACAAAACAACTCAATTTAGACGATAAAAAGTTTGAACCGCGTTCGGTACGCTATGCAATTAGTAATGCGAAAAATCAAGGATTAACTCCACAAGAGTTTGAGTACCAGCAACCGAACTATCGCGGTCGAGTCATTGCTGAAGTTTATAGTCAATACCAAAACGCTTTAGCAGAAAACAACGCTTTAGATTTCGACGATCTCATTCTCGTTCCTGTCCAACTCTTTCAACAAAACGAACAAGTATTAAGCTATTGGCACCGCAAATTTCAACATATTTTAGTCGATGAGTATCAAGATACCAATCGCACGCAATACGATTTAATTCGGTTACTTGTTACCAATGGCGAAACTAATAAACACAATTGGAATTGGCAAAACCGCTCGATATTTGTTGTTGGTGATGCCGATCAGTCAATTTATAGTTTCCGCATGGCAGATTTTACAATTTTACTAGAATTTCAATCTGATTTTGGCGATGGATTACCTGATGCTGATACCCGCACCATGGTAAAACTGGAAGAAAACTATCGTTCTAGAGAAAATATTCTTCAAGCAGCAAACCAACTAATCGAAAATAATACTCAACGCATCGATAAAGTTCTCAAACCTACGCGCGGGGCTGGCGAACAAATTTATTTATACAAAGCCGACGATGAAATTGCTGAAGCGCAGTTTGTTATTAATCAAATTCAGAATTTAGAACGCCGTTATGCTGATTTTCACTGGGGTAGCTTCGCCATTCTTTACCGAACGAATGCGCAATCACGACCATTTGAAGATACTTTAGTACGATGGGGTATTCCCTATACAATCGTTGGTGGATTGAAGTTTTACGATCGCAAAGAGATTAAAGATATTCTTGCCTATCTGCGAGTCATTGTTAATCCTTCAGATACCGTAAGTTTGCTGCGCGTGATTAATACACCGCGTCGCGGTATTGGAAAAGCAACAATTGATGCTTTGGTCAGCGCGGCGCAAGAGTTAAGCATCCCTGTCTGGGAAATTATCAGCGATGAGACATCGGCGGGTACTCTAGCAGGGCGATCGGTAAAAGGCGTGACGAGTTTTGCGCAATTGATCGGTCGTTGGCAACAACAAGTAGATATCACGCCGGCGTCAGTCATCGTGCAAGCAATTATGGAAGAATCAGGTTATATTCAAGACTTGAAAAACCAAGGTACTGATGAAAGTTTAGAACGATTGCAAAACTTACAAGAACTTTATAATGCTGTTGTTCAATTTGAAGAAGAAAGTGAAGATACTTCTTTAGAAGCTTTTTTAGCTAGCACCGCATTAAATTCTGATTTAGATAATTTAAAAGAAGGACAAAAAGCTGTTTCATTACTAACATTACATGCAGCTAAAGGGTTAGAGTTTCCTGTAGTTTTCTTAGTAGGAATGGAACAAGGTTTATTACCCAACTTTCGCTCTTTAGACGATCCTGATGCCTTAGAAGAAGAACGGCGTTTATGTTATGTTGGCATTACTCGCGCGCAAGAACTATTGTATCTTTCACACGCACGAGAACGTCGGCTTTATGGTTCGCGCGAACCGGCGATTCGTTCGCAGTTTTTGACAGAGTTACCTGAAGAATTACTCGCAGAGCGACAACCTGTGAGTCGCAGTTATACGAAACCACCGAGTATTGCTTCGCGAAGTAAACAAGTAGCAGCAACTCCTGTGAATACAAGCTCGCAAAATTGGCAAGTCGGCGATCGCGTGTTACATAAAACGTTTGGTGTTGGTGAAATCACCCATGTTTTCGGTTCTGGAAATAAAGTATCCGTCGCGATTAAATTTCCCACTTTAGGTCAAAAAATTATCGATCCTCGCATTGCACAATTACAAAAATTTAACTAG
- a CDS encoding ester cyclase, which yields MTNMGTSDTPLWVQDRDTVIAEGSNVEWRYGEPPDYSRNNAALKEQSQYNHIEGSLEAIVQNLVRTFEMEASFKTNPQQWLSIVADKFRMRTNTQPEYTAEDIVAAGTYNLFLGESEHYSAKAEDFESSGKIFHEAFPNGFLWEVIEVLAGPPNVTFKWRHWGTFSGSYKGYEPTGEVVEVVGISVARVTDDLKIESLEHYFDTNSFLGKLTSGGKAIANGCPFHQQT from the coding sequence ATAACAAATATGGGAACATCAGATACGCCTTTGTGGGTTCAAGACAGAGATACAGTCATTGCAGAAGGAAGTAATGTTGAGTGGCGTTATGGAGAACCACCAGACTACTCGCGTAACAATGCAGCACTCAAAGAGCAAAGTCAATACAATCATATTGAAGGTTCTTTAGAGGCGATCGTACAAAACCTTGTCCGAACTTTTGAGATGGAAGCCTCATTTAAGACGAATCCTCAACAGTGGTTATCGATTGTTGCTGATAAGTTTCGGATGCGGACGAATACACAACCAGAGTACACTGCTGAGGATATCGTTGCGGCTGGAACTTATAATTTATTTTTAGGAGAGTCTGAGCACTACAGTGCAAAAGCTGAGGATTTTGAATCATCAGGAAAAATTTTTCACGAAGCCTTTCCTAATGGCTTTTTATGGGAAGTTATTGAGGTTTTAGCCGGACCGCCTAATGTGACTTTCAAGTGGCGTCACTGGGGAACTTTTAGCGGTTCTTACAAAGGATATGAACCCACAGGAGAAGTCGTCGAAGTTGTTGGAATTAGTGTGGCGCGAGTAACTGATGATTTGAAAATTGAATCATTAGAACATTATTTTGATACGAATTCTTTCTTAGGAAAATTGACATCGGGTGGAAAGGCGATCGCCAATGGCTGTCCTTTTCATCAACAAACATAA
- a CDS encoding NAD(P)/FAD-dependent oxidoreductase encodes MQDSDVIVIGSGIGGLTAGALLSRYGKRVIVCESHNIPGGAAHSFTRRGFTFDSGPSFYCGLSNPNSYNPLRQVLDVLGESIQSIPYDPLGHYHFPEGTFAVHSVIEQYLETVAQITPQGARELQRFTQRLLPLYEALQGIPTLALRADWQLIPTLLKYLPSVLKMLPHLGTIQSSVGQVMDREVQDPWVRRLIDLECFLLSGLKAHGTIAPEVAFMLGERSRVGVDYPIGGSGAIVDALVRGLQRWGGELRLGTHVEQILVSNKVTGVRLRNGEILKAPVVISNASIWDTYNTLLQPHDLPSSYRQASLKTPTVDSFMHLHLGIKAEGLEHLTGHHVVVRDPQRDITEPGNTCMISIPSVWDATLAPSGHHVIHAYTLEPYHSWQRDDGYEEKKKMRSQSLYKALECIIPDIRQRVVIELIGTPLTHAYYLRRYQGTYGPAIAAGQGMFPGATTPIPGLYRVGDSTMPGIGVPAVAASGILCANTLVTPQQVSEILSTVSIGRYK; translated from the coding sequence ATGCAAGATAGCGATGTCATCGTCATTGGTAGCGGTATCGGTGGTTTAACCGCTGGGGCTTTATTGTCGCGTTATGGTAAACGAGTCATTGTTTGTGAAAGTCACAATATCCCTGGTGGTGCAGCACACAGTTTCACCCGCCGAGGATTTACCTTTGACTCTGGTCCTTCATTTTACTGCGGTTTGAGTAACCCAAACAGTTACAATCCCTTACGACAAGTTCTAGACGTATTAGGAGAATCAATACAGTCTATCCCGTATGACCCACTAGGACATTACCACTTTCCTGAAGGGACTTTTGCAGTTCATAGCGTAATTGAGCAGTATCTTGAAACAGTAGCTCAAATCACTCCCCAAGGTGCAAGGGAACTACAGCGATTTACGCAACGCTTGCTCCCACTATACGAAGCTTTACAAGGTATTCCTACTCTTGCTTTAAGAGCAGATTGGCAACTGATTCCGACTTTACTAAAATACTTGCCATCTGTACTCAAAATGCTACCGCATCTCGGAACAATTCAAAGTTCCGTAGGGCAAGTGATGGATCGCGAAGTACAAGATCCTTGGGTACGACGCTTGATTGACTTGGAATGCTTTTTACTTTCTGGTTTAAAAGCGCATGGCACGATCGCTCCTGAAGTTGCATTTATGTTGGGAGAGCGATCGCGCGTCGGAGTCGATTATCCCATCGGTGGTAGCGGGGCGATCGTTGATGCTTTAGTACGCGGGTTGCAACGTTGGGGTGGTGAGTTGCGCTTGGGAACTCATGTCGAGCAAATCTTAGTATCTAATAAAGTTACTGGGGTACGCTTACGTAATGGTGAAATTTTGAAAGCCCCCGTAGTGATTTCCAATGCTTCAATTTGGGATACTTACAACACTTTATTGCAACCGCATGACTTACCGAGTTCCTATCGTCAAGCTTCTTTAAAGACACCAACGGTAGATAGTTTTATGCATCTTCATCTGGGTATCAAAGCTGAGGGTTTAGAGCATTTGACAGGTCATCATGTCGTCGTTCGCGATCCGCAACGCGATATTACTGAACCTGGTAACACGTGCATGATTTCGATTCCCTCGGTGTGGGATGCAACGCTTGCACCATCAGGTCATCATGTTATCCACGCCTATACGTTAGAACCTTATCACTCTTGGCAGCGCGATGATGGTTATGAAGAGAAGAAAAAAATGCGATCGCAATCTTTATACAAAGCCTTAGAATGCATAATTCCTGATATTAGGCAACGAGTTGTTATAGAACTTATTGGTACGCCATTAACTCATGCCTATTATTTACGACGGTATCAAGGTACGTATGGACCAGCGATCGCCGCCGGTCAGGGGATGTTTCCTGGAGCTACCACGCCGATACCAGGATTATACCGCGTTGGTGATAGCACGATGCCTGGCATTGGCGTTCCTGCAGTTGCAGCTTCGGGCATTTTGTGTGCAAATACTCTAGTGACACCGCAACAAGTATCCGAGATACTTTCTACAGTATCAATAGGCAGGTATAAATGA
- the metK gene encoding methionine adenosyltransferase: MSRRYFFTSESVTEGHPDKICDQISDTILDTLLAQDPTSRVAAEVVVNTGLVLITGEISTKAHVNYVDIARKKIADIGYTDANNGFSDNSCAVLVALDEQSPDIAQGVNTAHESREQDSDEQFDAIGAGDQGIMFGFACNETPELMPLPISLAHRISRRLAAVRKTGDLPYLRPDGKTQVTVVYEDGRPVGIDTILISTQHTATIGDITDTDAVQAKIKADLWTAVVEPVFADIAIKPDDSTRFLVNPTGKFVIGGPQGDSGLTGRKIIVDTYGGYSRHGGGAFSGKDPTKVDRSAAYACRYVAKNIVAAGLADKCEVQLSYAIGVARPVSIMVETFGTGKVAEDRLLELVKQHFELRPAGIIHTFNLQKLPSERGGRFYQDVAAYGHFGRTDLDLPWERTDKVDALKAATQPLSATVG; this comes from the coding sequence TTGTCTCGTCGTTATTTCTTTACTTCTGAATCAGTCACAGAAGGACATCCAGACAAAATTTGCGACCAAATTTCTGACACGATTTTAGATACGCTACTAGCACAAGATCCTACTAGTCGCGTTGCCGCAGAAGTTGTCGTCAATACTGGATTAGTCCTGATTACCGGAGAAATCAGCACCAAAGCCCATGTCAACTACGTTGATATTGCGCGCAAGAAAATTGCTGATATCGGCTATACTGATGCGAATAATGGCTTTTCTGACAATAGTTGTGCGGTTTTGGTTGCTTTAGACGAACAATCGCCTGATATTGCCCAAGGTGTGAATACAGCGCACGAAAGTCGCGAACAAGATAGCGATGAACAATTTGATGCGATCGGTGCAGGCGACCAAGGTATTATGTTTGGTTTTGCTTGCAATGAAACACCCGAATTGATGCCATTACCAATCAGTTTGGCACATCGAATTTCCCGTCGCCTTGCTGCTGTACGCAAAACAGGAGATTTACCTTACCTGCGTCCTGATGGTAAAACACAAGTCACTGTGGTTTACGAAGATGGACGTCCGGTTGGAATTGACACCATTCTCATTTCTACGCAGCATACAGCAACGATTGGCGATATCACCGACACCGACGCTGTACAAGCCAAAATCAAAGCTGATTTATGGACAGCAGTAGTTGAACCTGTGTTTGCGGATATTGCGATTAAACCAGATGACAGTACGCGCTTTTTAGTGAATCCGACTGGTAAGTTTGTGATCGGCGGTCCCCAAGGCGACTCAGGACTTACTGGACGTAAGATTATTGTGGATACCTACGGGGGTTATTCGCGACATGGTGGTGGGGCTTTTTCTGGCAAAGATCCCACAAAGGTAGACCGCAGTGCGGCTTATGCGTGTCGTTATGTCGCTAAAAATATTGTTGCTGCTGGGTTGGCAGATAAGTGTGAAGTACAACTAAGTTATGCGATTGGTGTTGCACGACCTGTCAGTATCATGGTGGAAACCTTTGGTACAGGCAAAGTTGCAGAAGACCGCTTGCTAGAGTTAGTCAAACAGCACTTTGAACTTCGTCCGGCGGGCATTATCCACACTTTCAATTTGCAAAAGCTACCATCTGAACGAGGCGGACGTTTTTATCAGGACGTCGCAGCTTACGGTCATTTTGGTCGCACCGATTTGGATTTGCCGTGGGAACGTACCGATAAAGTCGATGCGTTGAAAGCAGCAACTCAACCGCTTTCAGCAACTGTTGGATAA
- a CDS encoding HAD family hydrolase — translation MVSIQCKNKIFPNIQAIIFDKDGTLEDSEEYLRSLGQKRSRLIDAQIPGIGEPLLMAFGIQGDRLDPTGLLAVGSRYETEIAAAAYIAETGRGWLESRAIAHNAFMEADRVIGTTPSPLFVGSLEVLQYLSQAGLKLGILSAASTQRVKAFVERHRLQDYVQLQMGVEEFGPSKPDPALFIQACQKLEVVPQNTLMVGDSVGDIEMARNAGAAGCIGIAWRSSAAHLHSADVAIAQLNEIQIWQSD, via the coding sequence TTGGTCTCAATTCAGTGTAAAAACAAAATATTCCCAAATATTCAAGCAATTATCTTTGATAAAGACGGTACCCTAGAAGATTCTGAAGAGTATTTGCGTTCCTTAGGACAAAAGCGATCGCGCCTAATTGATGCGCAGATTCCTGGAATTGGAGAACCGTTGTTAATGGCATTTGGTATTCAAGGCGATCGCCTCGATCCAACAGGATTACTGGCGGTTGGTAGTCGTTACGAAACCGAAATTGCTGCAGCGGCTTATATTGCTGAAACAGGGCGGGGGTGGTTAGAGTCACGGGCGATCGCGCACAATGCCTTTATGGAAGCCGATCGAGTAATTGGAACGACACCTTCACCGTTATTTGTTGGTTCCTTAGAAGTCCTACAGTATCTATCGCAAGCGGGTTTAAAACTAGGAATTCTTTCAGCAGCTTCAACACAACGAGTCAAAGCCTTTGTCGAACGCCATCGGTTGCAAGACTACGTGCAATTGCAAATGGGAGTTGAGGAATTTGGACCTAGTAAACCCGATCCAGCATTGTTTATTCAAGCTTGCCAAAAGCTAGAAGTCGTTCCCCAAAATACCTTGATGGTAGGAGATTCTGTAGGTGATATTGAAATGGCACGCAATGCGGGTGCAGCAGGATGTATAGGTATTGCCTGGAGAAGTTCAGCAGCACATTTACATTCAGCCGATGTCGCGATCGCGCAACTGAATGAAATTCAGATTTGGCAATCTGACTAA
- a CDS encoding 30S ribosomal protein S1 encodes MVNQKQTVAEIGFTHEDFAALLDKYDYHFSPGDTVAGTVFSIEPRGALIDIGAKTAAYIPIQEMSINRVDSPEEVLQSNETREFFILTDENEDGQLTLSIRRIEYMRAWERVRQLQTEDATVRSNVFATNRGGALVRIEGLRGFIPGSHISTRKPKEDLVGEELPLKFLEVDEDRNRLVLSHRRALVERKMNRLEVGEVVVGTVRGIKPYGAFIDIGGVSGLLHISEISHDHIDTPHSVFNVNDEVKVMIIDLDAERGRISLSTKQLEPEPGDMIKNRDLVYEKAEEMAAKYREQLLAKQQGITLEDTETVAEEIPAATEELEEIPAATDEE; translated from the coding sequence ATGGTCAATCAGAAACAAACTGTCGCAGAAATTGGTTTTACTCACGAGGATTTCGCTGCTCTACTCGATAAGTACGATTATCACTTTAGTCCTGGAGATACGGTAGCTGGGACAGTATTCAGTATCGAGCCTAGAGGCGCTCTGATTGACATTGGTGCGAAAACAGCGGCGTACATCCCCATTCAGGAGATGTCCATTAACCGCGTGGATTCCCCAGAAGAAGTTTTACAATCGAACGAAACACGGGAATTCTTCATTCTTACCGATGAAAATGAAGATGGTCAGCTAACGCTGTCGATTCGTCGAATCGAGTATATGCGGGCGTGGGAACGAGTACGACAATTGCAAACCGAAGATGCCACAGTGCGCTCTAATGTCTTTGCAACCAACCGTGGTGGCGCATTAGTCCGCATTGAGGGTCTACGGGGCTTCATTCCAGGATCGCATATCAGTACTCGTAAACCCAAAGAAGACTTAGTCGGCGAAGAACTACCGCTAAAATTTCTAGAAGTAGATGAAGACCGCAACCGCTTAGTTCTATCGCACCGCCGAGCTTTAGTTGAGCGCAAGATGAACCGTCTAGAAGTCGGTGAAGTTGTGGTCGGTACTGTACGCGGAATTAAACCTTACGGCGCATTCATTGATATTGGTGGCGTGAGTGGTCTACTACATATCTCTGAAATTTCGCACGATCATATAGATACACCTCACAGCGTGTTTAACGTCAATGACGAAGTAAAAGTCATGATCATTGATTTGGACGCGGAACGCGGTCGGATCTCGTTGTCTACCAAGCAGCTAGAACCCGAACCAGGAGATATGATTAAGAATCGCGACCTGGTGTACGAAAAAGCTGAAGAAATGGCAGCTAAGTACCGCGAGCAACTGCTAGCAAAACAACAAGGAATTACCTTGGAAGATACTGAAACAGTAGCTGAAGAAATTCCAGCGGCGACGGAGGAGCTTGAAGAAATTCCAGCAGCAACCGACGAAGAGTAA
- the nrdR gene encoding transcriptional regulator NrdR — MRCPFCQHPNHRVLESRVTEAGQSIRRRRDCLNCQRRFTTYERIEFLPITVLKQNGDRECFDRSKLLRGIVQACHKTGISTVRLEALVDEIESELQQRTSREVTSLEIGELVLHHLKSLSEVAYVRFASVYRQFQSIRDFVDTLEDLARRSSPPTSDIATETINDYEFTHS, encoded by the coding sequence ATGCGTTGTCCTTTCTGCCAACATCCTAATCATCGGGTGTTGGAATCACGAGTAACAGAAGCAGGGCAAAGTATCCGCAGGCGACGCGATTGCCTCAACTGTCAGCGTCGCTTTACGACCTATGAGCGTATTGAGTTTCTACCAATTACCGTTTTAAAGCAAAACGGCGATCGCGAGTGTTTCGATCGCTCCAAATTACTTCGCGGTATTGTCCAAGCCTGCCATAAAACAGGTATTTCTACAGTCAGGCTCGAAGCATTAGTAGACGAGATTGAATCTGAACTTCAACAACGCACCTCGCGCGAAGTCACGAGTTTAGAAATTGGCGAATTAGTTTTACATCACCTCAAGTCACTTAGCGAGGTAGCTTATGTGCGTTTTGCTTCAGTATATCGCCAATTCCAGAGCATCCGTGATTTTGTAGATACTCTAGAAGATCTCGCTCGCCGCAGCAGTCCCCCAACATCCGATATTGCCACCGAAACTATCAACGATTATGAATTTACTCATTCATGA
- a CDS encoding photosystem II reaction center protein T: protein MESVAYILILALAIGTLFFAVAFREPPRIQKK from the coding sequence ATGGAAAGCGTTGCTTACATCTTAATTCTTGCCTTGGCAATTGGAACTCTATTCTTTGCAGTCGCCTTTCGCGAACCTCCCCGCATCCAAAAGAAATAG
- the psbB gene encoding photosystem II chlorophyll-binding protein CP47, giving the protein MGLPWYRVHTVVLNDPGRLISVHLMHTALVAGWAGSMALYELAIFDSSDPVLNPMWRQGMYVLPFMARLGVTGSWGGWNITGSAVTDPGIWSFEGVAAAHIILSGLLFLAAVWHWVYWDLELFRDPRTGEPALDLPKMFGIHLFLSGLLCFGFGAFHLTGLFGPGMWVSDPYGLTGSVQPVAPEWGPAGFNPFNPGGVVAHHIAAGIVGIIAGLFHLSVRPPERLYKALRMGNIETVLSSSIAAVFFAAFVVAGTMWYGSATTPIELFGPTRYQWDDGYFKQEIERRVQASLAEGASLSEAWSAIPEKLAFYDYIGNNPAKGGLFRVGPMNKTNGVALAWLGHPVFKDAEGRELFVRRMPAFFETFPVILTDADGVVRADIPFRRAESKYSFEQVGVTVSFYGGELDGQTFTDPADVKKYARQAQLGEPFLFDGDQSTRFGDLAIAKPDGVFRTSPRGWFTFAHATFALLFFFGHLWHGSRTIFRDVFAGIEADLEEQVEFGLFQKVGDKTTRKKEAV; this is encoded by the coding sequence ATGGGACTACCCTGGTACCGAGTACATACAGTCGTCTTGAATGATCCAGGGCGACTGATTTCTGTACACCTAATGCATACTGCGCTTGTCGCAGGTTGGGCTGGTTCTATGGCCCTGTATGAATTAGCAATTTTTGACTCCAGCGATCCGGTTCTCAACCCCATGTGGCGGCAAGGAATGTACGTACTGCCCTTCATGGCACGCTTAGGCGTTACTGGTTCCTGGGGGGGCTGGAACATCACAGGAAGTGCTGTCACTGACCCTGGTATTTGGTCGTTTGAAGGCGTCGCTGCTGCCCATATTATTCTTTCTGGGCTACTATTCTTAGCGGCTGTTTGGCACTGGGTTTATTGGGATTTAGAACTTTTCAGAGACCCCCGTACTGGCGAACCCGCGCTTGACTTGCCAAAAATGTTTGGCATCCACTTATTTTTATCTGGTCTGTTGTGCTTTGGTTTTGGTGCGTTCCACCTTACCGGACTATTTGGTCCAGGAATGTGGGTGTCCGATCCTTATGGTTTAACAGGTAGCGTTCAACCTGTCGCACCTGAGTGGGGACCTGCTGGGTTTAACCCCTTCAATCCTGGAGGCGTTGTTGCCCACCATATCGCGGCTGGTATTGTTGGTATTATTGCTGGTTTATTCCACCTGTCAGTACGACCACCCGAACGGCTGTACAAAGCTCTACGGATGGGTAACATCGAAACGGTACTTTCTAGCAGTATTGCCGCCGTCTTCTTTGCTGCGTTTGTTGTTGCTGGCACAATGTGGTACGGCAGCGCGACCACGCCAATCGAATTATTTGGTCCAACCCGCTATCAATGGGATGATGGCTATTTCAAACAAGAAATTGAACGTCGCGTACAAGCAAGTCTAGCAGAAGGGGCTTCCCTATCAGAGGCTTGGTCGGCAATTCCTGAAAAGCTCGCCTTCTACGACTACATTGGTAATAACCCTGCCAAAGGCGGTTTATTCCGTGTAGGTCCGATGAATAAAACGAACGGCGTTGCCTTAGCTTGGCTGGGTCATCCCGTGTTCAAAGATGCCGAAGGACGTGAATTGTTTGTCCGCCGAATGCCTGCGTTCTTTGAAACGTTCCCAGTCATTCTGACCGATGCTGATGGTGTTGTCCGCGCTGATATTCCTTTCCGTCGGGCAGAATCCAAGTACAGCTTCGAGCAAGTAGGTGTCACTGTTAGCTTCTATGGCGGTGAGTTAGATGGACAAACCTTCACCGACCCAGCCGACGTGAAAAAGTACGCACGTCAAGCTCAATTAGGCGAACCCTTCTTGTTTGATGGCGACCAAAGTACGCGTTTTGGCGACCTGGCGATCGCGAAACCGGACGGAGTCTTCCGCACCTCACCGCGCGGTTGGTTTACTTTCGCGCACGCTACATTTGCTTTGTTATTCTTCTTCGGTCATCTCTGGCATGGTTCGCGAACAATCTTCCGCGACGTATTTGCTGGAATTGAAGCAGATTTAGAAGAACAAGTCGAGTTTGGTCTGTTCCAGAAAGTCGGCGACAAGACTACCAGGAAGAAAGAAGCTGTTTAG